From a region of the Malania oleifera isolate guangnan ecotype guangnan chromosome 12, ASM2987363v1, whole genome shotgun sequence genome:
- the LOC131145018 gene encoding transcription factor GTE10-like isoform X2: MISTGEVLPNKKLRIKFASKITEAGPASSTSAKRGPPAGIEDQQVKRQRMDHSVKQQCSNILKKLMTHPAGWVFNQPVDPEALNIPDYFSIISNPMDLGTIKSKLDNNLYFSNEEFVADVRLTFSNAMQYNPASNSVHMMAKELNNIFEVRWKSVEPKMKCGSLKVKQGQLSSGSTKRTCISRQIYQKSPPLHNDFLSKKMSVEEKQKLRKELEKVLRGKIPLQLQSVLRRFGFIIESQGSIEMDIDAFDNKILWQLKKLTTNYSKTGAAEVEYSKVAENKRNKPLKKSIQKGLGSDNRHACDLVIEKSPLSQGSGTCQCSLQVQGDSMHASSSDLSSEKPVSKDYHTIYGDAIKQRKQTLVSGVSKSDQDSDGVVHALDEGNNCLSSHLAVSTTDTASTTGWFTPLFDCPTSPKKALRAAMLKRRFADTILKAQQQTHLVHVDKTEHVKKQLEREIIERKLCEAVRKFIFFPVKRRDIL; this comes from the exons ATGATTTCCACGGGAGAAGTATTACCAAATAAGAAGCTGAGGATTAAATTTGCTTCAAAAATAACTGAAGCTGGACCTGCGTCTTCGACAAGTGCTAAGCGTGGGCCTCCTGCGGGGATTGAGGACCAACAAGTTAAGAGGCAAAGAATGGATCATTCTGTAAAGCAACAGTGTAGCAACATCCTGAAAAAACTAATGACCCATCCAGCTGGTTGGGTTTTTAATCAACCAGTTGATCCTGAGGCATTAAATATTCCAGATTATTTTTCCATTATTTCTAATCCCATGGATTTGGGTACTATAAAATCCAAACTGGATAATAATTTGTACTTCAGCAATGAAGAGTTTGTGGCTGATGTCAGATTGACCTTCTCTAATGCCATGCAGTATAATCCTGCTTCTAATAGTGTTCATATGATGGCGAaggaattaaataatatttttgaggTAAGATGGAAATCTGTTGAGCCCAAAATGAAGTGCGGAAGCTTAAAGGTTAAGCAAGGGCAACTTTCAAGTGGAAGCACAAAGAGAACCTGTATTTCAAGGCAAATTTATCAGAAATCACCTCCCTTGCATAATGACTTCTTATCAAAGAAAATGTCAGTggaggaaaagcaaaagttgagAAAAGAGCTAGAGAAGGTATTAAGGGGAAAGATACCACTACAGTTGCAAAGTGTTCTTAGAAGATTTGGTTTCATCATCGAAAGTCAAGGAAGCATTGAGATGGACATTGATGCATTTGATAACAAAATTTTATGGCAACTAAAAAAGCTCACAACGAATTATTCAAAAACTGGAGCTGCAGAG GTGGAATATTCTAAGGTGGCAGAAAATAAGAGGAACAAGCCATTAAAGAAGAGCATCCAGAAAG GCCTTGGCAGTGATAATAGACATGCATGTGACCTGGTCATTGAAAAATCGCCACTTAGCCAAGGCAGTGGCACATGCCAATGCAGCCTTCAGGTTCAGGGTGATTCTATGCATGCATCTTCAAGTG ATTTATCTTCAGAAAAGCCAGTCAGTAAAGATTATCACACAATTTATGGTGATGCTATCAAACAG AGAAAACAAACATTAGTGTCTGGGGTTAGCAAATCTGATCAAGATTCTGATG GGGTTGTACATGCTTTGGATGAAGGAAATAACTGTCTTAGTTCTCATCTTGCAGTTTCTACTACAGATACTGCTTCCACAACAG GATGGTTCACCCCACTTTTTGATTGCCCAACATCACCAAAGAAGGCTCTCCGTGCTGCAATGCTAAAGAGGCGCTTTGCAGACACAATCTTGAAAGCACAACAACAGACTCACCTTGTTCAT GTTGATAAAACTGAGCATGTGAAAAAGCAGCTGGAAAGGGAAATAATAGAAAGGAAGCTATGTGAAG